A DNA window from Fragaria vesca subsp. vesca linkage group LG3, FraVesHawaii_1.0, whole genome shotgun sequence contains the following coding sequences:
- the LOC101305150 gene encoding uncharacterized protein LOC101305150, whose protein sequence is MPTPVGAARQCLTEEAARALDDAVAVARRRSHAQTTSLHAVSALLSLPSSALRDACTRANSSAYTQRLKFRALELCVGVSLDRLPSAKAQEEPPVSNSLMAAIKRSQANQRRHPESFHLHQIHSQQQTASLLKVELKHFILSILDDPIVSRVLGDAGFRSCDIKLAIVHPPVTQSNRFSRALVPPIFLCNLTDPDPARMRFPFPLAGIEERGDENCKRIGEVLVRKSGKNPLLIGVNAAEALGSFMTAVQKGKLPLLPPEVSRFGVVTLEKEIAEFVVDGGSEEKMSSKLKEVSHLAEQCSGDGAGVIVNFGEVKALVDEGVVSDALSFVVVQLKELVEMHSGKLWLIGAAGSNDMYMKLLARFPAIEKDWDLHLLPISSSKASVDGVYSKSSLLGSFVPLAGFFSGPSDFINPLSITNQSFIRCHLCTEKYEQEVASIWKDGSAITVGDQCSTSSPSWLQMTELDTGKGVDLVKTKADSTTLSDTVSGLQRKWNDICRKIHHAQSFPNMDNCHAGSHGASPEGSHIAADRRESSGEDSSMQENQSAKYLCLQMDRQKSFLSKQKLLMQVASDAENAGTQTKQLVIDSNGQQLELGSPCRSPFPIVTMNLATDRTSSSTVTSVTTDLGLGTLYASTSQGPSNPKLQDHRECRQRLSGSVSAEFDAVSDNSLHQITQSSSCSGSNFGGQFDPRDIKSLRRVLTEKVGWQDEAICTISQAISRCTSGGGRHRGSKVREDIWLTLVGPDRVGKKKIAVALAELMFGTRESLISVDMGERGCDSDSIFQWESQDDYDVKFRGKTAVDYVAGELSRRPHSVVFLENVDKADFLAQSNLSQAIRSGKFPDSHGREISINNMIFVMTSATKKGSKIQYLENEPLKFSEEMVLGAKRYQMHIVNIGDANQMKGVNVRIASREGTLNSSSVNKRKLIDSSAAIEETSELQKRGNKASRSFLDLNLPVEEIDEGMNCGDYDSDSISENSEAWMEDFLDQVDETVVLKPFNFDALAEKIVKEINQEFKKVYGPEDQLEIDSRVMIQLLAACWLSDKKRALEDWIEQVLSISLAEARQRYRLTAHSVIKLVAGGALSVQEQTAGVCLPARISLN, encoded by the exons ATGCCGACGCCGGTAGGCGCAGCGAGGCAATGTTTGACGGAGGAGGCGGCGCGTGCGTTGGACGACGCGGTGGCCGTGGCGCGTAGGCGGAGCCACGCCCAGACGACCTCGCTTCATGCTGTTTCGGCTCTGCTTTCACTTCCTTCGTCTGCTCTCCGCGACGCGTGTACACGCGCCAATAGCAGCGCGTACACGCAACGCCTCAAGTTCCGGGCGCTGGAGCTCTGCGTCGGGGTGTCGCTGGACCGGTTGCCGTCGGCGAAGGCGCAAGAGGAGCCGCCGGTGTCGAACTCACTGATGGCGGCGATCAAGAGGTCTCAGGCGAACCAGAGGCGACACCCGGAGAGCTTCCACCTGCACCAGATTCACAGCCAGCAGCAAACGGCGTCGCTTTTGAAGGTGGAGCTCAAACACTTCATTTTGTCGATTCTGGACGACCCGATTGTGAGCCGGGTCTTGGGCGACGCCGGGTTTCGGAGCTGTGACATAAAGCTCGCGATTGTTCACCCGCCCGTGACGCAATCAAATCGATTCTCTCGGGCTCTGGTCCCGCCCATTTTCCTCTGCAATCTAACGGATCCCGACCCGGCCCGTATGAGATTCCCTTTCCCGCTCGCGGGAATCGAGGAGAGGGGAGACGAGAATTGCAAGAGAATCGGGGAGGTGTTAGTTAGAAAGAGCGGGAAGAATCCCTTACTCATCGGCGTAAACGCCGCCGAAGCTCTCGGAAGCTTCATGACAGCTGTACAGAAAGGCAAGTTACCACTCTTGCCTCCTGAAGTTAGTCGGTTTGGTGTAGTCACTCTCGAAAAGGAAATTGCGGAGTTTGTGGTGGACGGTGGGAGTGAAGAGAAGATGAGCTCGAAGCTGAAGGAGGTGAGTCATTTGGCCGAGCAATGTTCCGGGGATGGAGCCGGTGTGATAGTCAATTTTGGCGAAGTGAAGGCTTTGGTTGATGAGGGTGTAGTGAGTGATGCTTTGAGCTTTGTGGTGGTTCAATTGAAGGAGTTGGTTGAGATGCATAGTGGGAAACTGTGGTTGATCGGCGCAGCGGGGAGTAATGACATGTATATGAAGCTTTTGGCTCGGTTTCCGGCCATTGAGAAGGATTGGGACCTTCATCTCCTTCCCATTAGCTCTTCCAAGGCTTCTGTGGATGGAGTTTACTCTAAATCAAG CTTGTTGGGGTCCTTTGTTCCACTTGCGGGATTCTTCTCTGGACCTTCCGACTTTATAAATCCACTGAGCATCACAAATCAATCTTTTATACGCTGTCATCTGTGCACAGAGAAGTATGAGCAAGAAGTTGCTTCTATTTGGAAAGATGGATCAGCCATTACAGTAGGTGATCAGTGCTCAACTAGCTCACCTTCTTGGTTGCAAATGACTGAACTTGACACTGGCAAGGGAGTGGATCTCGTAAAG ACCAAAGCTGATAGTACGACATTGAGTGATACAGTATCAGGACTGCAAAGGAAATGGAATGATATCTGCCGAAAAATTCATCATGCTCAATCATTCCCTAACATGGACAATTGTCATGCTGGGTCTCATGGTGCATCTCCTGAGGGCTCTCACATTGCTGCAGATAGAAGAGAAAGCAGTGGTGAAGATTCATCTATGCAGGAAAACCAAAGTGCAAAATATCTCTGCCTTCAGATGGACAGGCAGAAGAGTTTTCTTTCAAAACAAAAGTTACTAATGCAAGTAGCTTCTGATGCTGAAAATGCTGGTACACAAACCAAGCAATTAGTTATAGATTCAAATGGTCAGCAACTTGAACTGGGAAGCCCCTGCCGTTCACCTTTTCCTATCGTCACTATGAATCTTGCCACTGATCGCACGTCATCCTCAACTGTAACTTCAGTGACTACAGATTTAGGATTGGGAACCTTATATGCATCAACTAGTCAGGGACCAAGCAATCCCAAGTTACAAGATCATAGAGAGTGTCGCCAACGCCTCTCTGGTTCCGTTTCTGCTGAATTCGATGCAGTAAGTGACAATAGTTTACATCAAATAACCCAGTCCTCTTCCTGCTCTGGATCTAATTTTGGTGGGCAGTTTGATCCAAGAGATATCAAGTCACTTAGGAGAGTTCTCACAGAAAAGGTTGGCTGGCAAGATGAAGCAATATGCACCATTAGTCAAGCTATATCCCGTTGCACGTCTGGTGGTGGAAGGCATCGTGGTTCAAAAGTCAGAGAAGATATATGGCTGACTTTGGTTGGACCCGACAGAGTTGGAAAGAAGAAAATCGCTGTAGCACTTGCCGAGCTTATGTTTGGCACTAGGGAAAGCTTAATCTCTGTTGACATGGGAGAGAGGGGATGTGATTCTGACTCTATTTTTCAATGGGAATCCCAAGATGATTATGATGTGAAGTTTAGGGGTAAGACGGCTGTAGATTATGTTGCCGGGGAATTAAGCAGGAGACCCCATTCAGTTGTCTTCCTTGAAAATGTAGATAAGGCTGATTTTCTGGCCCAAAGTAACTTGTCCCAGGCCATTAGGTCTGGCAAGTTTCCAGACTCTCATGGCAGAGAAATCAGCATTAACAACATGATCTTTGTGATGACTTCAGCTACTAAAAAGGGCAGCAAAATCCAGTACTTGGAGAATGAACCCCTGAAATTCTCAGAGGAGATGGTACTTGGTGCCAAGAGGTATCAAATGCACATAGTGAATATTGGGGATGCCAACCAAATGAAGGGTGTGAATGTGAGGATTGCATCAAGGGAAGGAACCTTAAACTCATCTTCTGTAAATAAGAGAAAGCTGATTGACAGCAGTGCCGCCATAGAGGAAACCTCAGAGTTACAGAAACGGGGCAACAAGGCATCAAGGTCCTTTCTGGATCTGAATCTGCCTGTTGAAGAGATAGATGAGGGAATGAATTGTGGAGACTATGACAGTGACTCCATCTCCGAAAACTCAGAAGCTTGGATGGAAGACTTCCTTGATCAAGTAGATGAAACAGTGGTTTTAAAGCCATTCAACTTCGATGCTCTTGCTGAGAAAATAGTGAAGGAAATCAACCAAGAATTTAAGAAAGTCTACGGACCTGAGGATCAGCTGGAGATCGACTCCAGAGTCATGATTCAGTTACTTGCAGCTTGTTGGTTATCAGACAAGAAGAGAGCATTGGAGGATTGGATTGAACAGGTTCTCTCCATAAGCCTTGCTGAAGCACGTCAGAGGTATCGTCTCACTGCTCATTCTGTAATAAAATTGGTTGCCGGTGGAGCACTTTCGGTGCAAGAGCAAACTGCCGGTGTTTGCCTTCCTGCTAGAATTAGTCTGAACTAA
- the LOC101305734 gene encoding 26S proteasome regulatory subunit 4 homolog A-like — MGQQLGTQGGSNQQGDQNPNGDKKEEKKKYEPAAPPARVGKKQLKQKGPDAATRLPSVRPLTKCKLRLLKLERIKDYLLMEEEFVSNQEQRKPKENAEEEDKSKVVEELRGSPMDVGTLQELIDDNHAIVSSSSGTHYVGIMSFVDKDQLEPGCDVLLHNKQHSVVGLLQDEVDPLVAVMKVEKAPVESYADIGGLECQIQEIKETVELPLTHPELYEDIGIKPPKGVILYGEPGTGKTLLAKAVANSTSATFLRVVGSELIQKYSGEGQKLVREIFRVADECSPSIVFIDEVDAVGTKRYDAHSGGEREIQRTMLELLNQLDGFDSRGDVKVILATNKIENLDPALIRPGRIDRKIEFPLPDIQTRRRIFHIHTSKMTLADDVNLEELVMTKDEYSGADIKAICTEAGMLALRERRMKVTHGDFKKAKEKVMYKKKEGVPEGLYL; from the coding sequence ATGGGTCAACAATTAGGAACGCAGGGTGGTTCAAATCAACAGGGTGACCAAAACCCTAATGGTGACAAGAAGGAAGAGAAGAAGAAATACGAGCCGGCAGCTCCACCGGCTCGAGTAGGCAAAAAGCAGCTCAAGCAAAAGGGCCCCGATGCTGCGACTCGGCTTCCATCGGTGAGGCCGCTCACCAAATGCAAACTCCGGCTATTGAAGCTAGAAAGAATCAAAGACTATCTCCTCATGGAGGAAGAGTTTGTATCAAACCAAGAGCAACGCAAACCAAAAGAGAATGCAGAAGAGGAAGACAAGTCTAAGGTCGTTGAAGAACTCCGAGGCTCGCCTATGGACGTTGGCACTCTCCAAGAGCTCATCGACGACAATCACGCAATTGTGTCGTCCTCGTCGGGGACGCACTACGTCGGGATCATGTCGTTTGTTGACAAGGACCAACTGGAGCCAGGCTGCGACGTTTTGCTCCACAACAAGCAGCATTCAGTTGTGGGGCTTCTTCAAGATGAAGTTGATCCCTTGGTGGCGGTGATGAAGGTCGAAAAGGCTCCGGTGGAGTCGTACGCCGACATTGGTGGGTTGGAGTGCCAAATACAGGAGATCAAAGAAACAGTTGAGCTCCCTCTCACACATCCAGAGCTCTATGAAGACATCGGAATCAAGCCTCCGAAGGGAGTCATATTATACGGTGAGCCCGGAACAGGCAAGACCTTGCTTGCGAAAGCGGTGGCGAATTCGACATCGGCGACTTTCTTGAGGGTTGTTGGGAGTGAGCTGATTCAGAAGTATTCCGGAGAGGGTCAGAAGCTAGTGAGGGAGATCTTTAGGGTTGCTGATGAGTGTTCACCCTCGATTGTGTTCATCGATGAAGTTGATGCAGTTGGAACAAAAAGGTACGATGCGCATTCCGGCGGGGAGCGTGAGATTCAGAGAACCATGCTGGAGTTGCTTAACCAGTTGGATGGTTTTGATTCCAGAGGAGATGTGAAAGTGATTCTCGCGACTAATAAGATTGAGAATCTTGACCCGGCCTTGATTCGACCCGGTAGGATTGACAGAAAGATTGAGTTTCCACTTCCTGATATCCAAACTAGAAGACGGATATTTCATATTCACACGTCGAAGATGACATTGGCCGACGATGTCAATTTAGAGGAGCTGGTGATGACCAAAGATGAGTACTCCGGGGCGGACATAAAGGCCATATGCACTGAAGCTGGGATGCTGGCTCTGAGGGAGAGACGCATGAAGGTCACTCATGGGGACTTCAAGAAAGCAAAAGAGAAAGTGATGTACAAGAAGAAAGAAGGGGTTCCCGAGGGCCTTTATTTGTGA
- the LOC101305444 gene encoding zinc finger CCCH domain-containing protein 66-like, with protein MCSGSKRKPCSTDSTTTDSTMDHEKQEGFRYSFSILLELAAADDLDGFRSAVEEDGHDVDEASYWYGRRVGSKKMGFEERTPLMIAAMFGSMNVLNYILQTCRVDVNRACGSDRATALHCAATGGSGASAEVVKVLLAASADASCIDVNGNQAGDLIAPAYSSSFNSRKKALEVMLKGVSGLDEAFDYSEQMAREAEGEDQQEVTTPRASKDGTERKEYPVDLSLPDIKNGIYSTDEFRMYTFKVKPCSRAYSHDWTECPFVHPGENARRRDPRKYHYSCVPCPEFRKGTCRQGDACEYAHGIFECWLHPAQYRTRLCKDETGCTRRVCFFAHKTEELRPLYASTGSAVPSPRSFSAGASLDMGSLSPLSLNSPSILIPSVSTPPMTPTGASSPINGNMWQNQPNIAPPTLQLPGSRLKSTLSARDLDLDMEFLSLENHRRRQRLIEELSSPSSNWNNGLSSPSAFSASGNRMGELNRIGGVRPSNLEDAFGSMDPTMLPQLQGLSRDTTASQLQSPTGIQMRQNMNMQLRSSYSGSPSSSPVRGSPLHGFDASGAAAVLSSRSAAFAKQRSQSFIERSAANHNFGLSSPADSGSPKPSNLSNWGSPNGKLDWGIQGEELNKLRKSASFGYRNNGNSFPTVDEPDVSWVNTLVKDAPPPSRPGPLGFEEQQQQQCHLENGDAEILSAWVEQLYLEQEQMVA; from the coding sequence ATGTGCAGCGGTTCGAAGAGGAAGCCTTGTTCCACTGACTCGACCACCACTGACTCGACCATGGATCATGAGAAACAGGAAGGGTTCAGGTATAGCTTTTCGATTTTGCTGGAGTTAGCGGCGGCTGATGATCTTGATGGGTTCAGAAGTGCTGTGGAGGAAGATGGTCATGATGTGGATGAGGCGAGTTATTGGTATGGGAGGCGTGTTGGATCGAAGAAGATGGGGTTTGAGGAGAGAACACCGCTGATGATTGCTGCTATGTTTGGCAGCATGAATGTGTTAAATTATATCCTTCAGACGTGTCGAGTTGATGTGAATAGAGCGTGCGGTTCGGATAGGGCCACTGCTCTTCATTGTGCTGCTACTGGTGGCTCTGGTGCTTCGGCTGAGGTTGTCAAGGTCTTGCTTGCTGCTTCTGCGGATGCCAGTTGTATTGATGTTAATGGAAACCAAGCTGGGGACTTGATTGCACCTGCTTATAGTTCATCCTTCAACTCAAGGAAGAAAGCTTTGGAAGTCATGCTCAAGGGCGTATCCGGTTTAGATGAGGCTTTTGATTATTCTGAGCAGATGGCTAGAGAAGCAGAAGGTGAAGATCAGCAAGAGGTCACAACTCCTCGTGCCTCAAAGGATGGGACGGAGAGGAAAGAATATCCTGTTGATCTTTCTCTTCCAGACATCAAGAACGGAATTTACAGCACAGATGAATTTAGAATGTATACTTTCAAGGTCAAGCCTTGCTCTAGGGCTTACTCACATGATTGGACAGAGTGCCCATTCGTTCACCCAGGAGAAAATGCAAGGCGGCGTGATCCAAGGAAATATCATTATAGCTGCGTTCCTTGCCCAGAGTTCAGAAAGGGGACTTGCAGGCAAGGGGATGCTTGTGAATATGCACATGGTATTTTTGAATGCTGGCTTCACCCTGCCCAGTACCGAACTCGTCTTTGCAAGGATGAGACTGGATGCACACGAAGGGTCTGTTTCTTTGCTCACAAAACAGAAGAGCTTCGTCCCTTGTATGCTTCAACAGGTTCGGCTGTCCCTTCTCCCAGATCATTCTCTGCAGGTGCTTCTCTGGACATGGGATCATTGAGTCCACTTTCGCTCAACTCGCCATCTATCCTGATTCCTTCTGTTTCAACTCCACCTATGACTCCAACCGGTGCTTCTTCCCCTATAAATGGAAACATGTGGCAAAATCAACCAAATATTGCACCCCCCACCTTGCAGCTCCCAGGTAGCAGGTTGAAGTCTACTCTAAGTGCTAGGGATTTGGATCTAGACATGGAGTTCCTTAGCCTGGAAAATCACCGTCGCAGGCAGCGCTTGATAGAGGAGTTGTCCAGTCCCTCATCCAACTGGAACAATGGCTTATCTAGTCCTTCAGCTTTCTCTGCCTCCGGGAATCGAATGGGGGAATTGAATAGGATTGGTGGAGTGAGGCCTAGTAACCTGGAAGATGCGTTTGGATCAATGGATCCTACAATGTTGCCTCAGTTGCAGGGGCTATCACGGGATACCACAGCATCCCAGTTGCAATCCCCAACTGGTATCCAGATGCGCCAAAACATGAACATGCAACTTCGGTCAAGCTACTCAGGCAGCCCCTCTTCATCTCCTGTTAGGGGTTCTCCTTTGCATGGGTTTGATGCATCTGGTGCAGCTGCAGTTTTGAGTTCCAGGTCAGCTGCATTTGCAAAGCAGCGGAGCCAGAGCTTCATTGAGCGCAGTGCTGCAAACCACAATTTTGGGTTATCCTCACCCGCCGATTCTGGGTCTCCAAAACCTTCTAACCTCTCAAATTGGGGCTCTCCTAATGGAAAGCTGGACTGGGGTATCCAGGGGGAAGAACTGAATAAGTTGAGGAAATCTGCTTCTTTTGGATACCGAAACAATGGAAATAGCTTTCCAACTGTTGATGAGCCTGATGTATCTTGGGTAAACACCCTTGTCAAGGATGCACCACCACCTTCGAGACCTGGACCACTTGGTTTTGAAGAGCAGCAGCAGCAGCAGTGTCACCTGGAAAATGGAGATGCAGAGATACTCTCTGCTTGGGTCGAGCAGTTGTACTTGGAGCAGGAGCAGATGGTGGCTTAA